A region of Streptomyces paludis DNA encodes the following proteins:
- the dapB gene encoding 4-hydroxy-tetrahydrodipicolinate reductase: MSKLRVAVVGARGRIGAEAVRAVEAADDLELVAALGRGDRLETLVETGTQAVVELTTPASVMGNLDFCVRHGIHAVVGTTGWTDERLAQLGTSLAASPETGVLIAPNFSIGAVLTMKFAETAARYFESVEIIELHHPNKVDAPSGTAHRTAQLVAAARTDAGLPAQPDATVTELAGARGADVDGVRVHSVRLRGLLAHQEVVLGGEGETLTVRHDSLHHSSFMPGILLGVRRVVSTPGLTFGLEHFLDLG, translated from the coding sequence ATGAGCAAGCTGCGTGTGGCCGTCGTCGGAGCCAGGGGCCGGATCGGCGCCGAGGCGGTACGGGCCGTCGAGGCCGCCGACGATCTGGAACTGGTCGCCGCCCTCGGCCGGGGCGACCGGCTGGAGACCCTCGTGGAGACCGGCACCCAGGCCGTGGTGGAGCTGACCACCCCGGCCTCGGTGATGGGCAACCTCGACTTCTGCGTCCGTCACGGCATCCACGCGGTCGTCGGCACCACCGGCTGGACCGACGAGCGGCTCGCGCAGCTGGGCACCTCGCTCGCCGCCTCCCCGGAGACCGGGGTGCTGATCGCGCCGAACTTCTCCATCGGCGCCGTCCTCACCATGAAGTTCGCCGAGACGGCCGCCCGGTACTTCGAGTCCGTCGAGATCATCGAACTGCACCACCCCAACAAGGTCGACGCGCCGTCCGGCACCGCCCACCGCACCGCCCAGCTCGTCGCCGCCGCCCGGACGGACGCGGGCCTGCCCGCGCAGCCCGACGCGACGGTCACCGAGCTGGCCGGCGCGCGCGGCGCCGATGTGGACGGCGTACGGGTGCACTCCGTACGGCTCCGCGGCCTCCTGGCCCACCAGGAGGTCGTCCTCGGCGGCGAGGGGGAGACGCTCACCGTCCGCCACGATTCCCTGCACCACAGCAGCTTCATGCCGGGCATCCTGCTCGGTGTGCGCCGCGTGGTGTCCACCCCCGGGCTCACCTTCGGCCTGGAACACTTCCTCGACCTGGGCTGA
- the dapA gene encoding 4-hydroxy-tetrahydrodipicolinate synthase — translation MAPISTPQTPFGRVLTAMVTPFTADGALDLDGAQRLAVHLVDAGNDGLVLNGTTGESPTTSDAEKDQLVRAVLEAVGDRAHIVAGVGTNDTRHSLELARAAESAGAHGLLAVTPYYNKPPQEGLFRHFSAIADATGLPVMLYDIPGRSGVPIDTETIVRLSEHPRIVANKDAKGDLGRASWAIARSGLAWYSGDDMLNLPLLSVGAVGFVSVVGHVVTPELRELLDAHLTGDVQKATEIHQKLLPVFTGMFRTQGVITTKAALTLRNLPAGPLRLPLVELSDRETAQLKIDLAAGGVQL, via the coding sequence ATGGCTCCGATCTCCACTCCGCAGACCCCCTTCGGGCGGGTCCTCACCGCGATGGTCACGCCCTTCACGGCGGACGGCGCACTCGACCTCGACGGTGCCCAGCGTCTCGCCGTCCATCTGGTGGACGCAGGCAATGACGGCCTCGTCCTGAACGGCACCACCGGTGAGTCACCGACCACCAGTGACGCGGAGAAGGACCAGCTCGTACGGGCGGTCCTGGAGGCCGTCGGGGACCGGGCCCACATCGTCGCCGGCGTCGGCACGAACGACACCCGGCACAGCCTGGAGCTGGCCCGCGCCGCCGAGAGCGCCGGAGCGCACGGCCTGCTCGCGGTGACCCCGTACTACAACAAGCCGCCGCAGGAGGGCCTCTTCCGGCACTTCTCGGCCATCGCCGACGCCACCGGGCTGCCGGTCATGCTCTACGACATCCCCGGGCGCAGCGGTGTCCCCATCGACACCGAGACGATCGTCCGGCTGTCCGAGCACCCGCGTATCGTGGCCAACAAGGACGCCAAGGGCGACCTCGGCCGTGCCAGCTGGGCCATCGCCCGGTCCGGCCTCGCCTGGTACTCGGGCGACGACATGCTGAACCTCCCGCTGCTCTCGGTCGGCGCGGTCGGGTTCGTCTCCGTCGTCGGCCATGTGGTCACCCCGGAGCTGCGCGAGCTGCTGGACGCGCACCTCACCGGTGATGTGCAGAAGGCCACCGAGATCCACCAGAAGCTGCTGCCGGTCTTCACCGGCATGTTCCGCACGCAGGGCGTCATCACCACCAAGGCGGCCCTCACCCTGCGGAATCTGCCGGCCGGCCCCCTGCGGCTGCCGCTCGTCGAGCTGTCGGACCGGGAAACCGCCCAGCTCAAGATCGATCTGGCGGCCGGCGGGGTACAGCTCTGA
- the thyX gene encoding FAD-dependent thymidylate synthase, translating to MSDTPAETKPSFRSDITVDLVKHTAGDSDVLWAARVSTAGEQSLEEITKDPERSKGLINYLMRDRHGSPFEHNSMTFFVSAPIFVFREFMRHRVGWCIAGDTEITLESESGTLRRRTIADLYRLWHMDVEDRLPHSAGGVTWHGPSGKWTAQVRREDSNHYLGLFENREAADSAVVEFREPHPSTRLRKLEPVRRTHVRCYDEETLTASRARITDVIESGVKPLIKIITESGRELRSTVDHAVLTPDGWRKAGELAVGDAVMAAATDPHPSEALVPPGLRRGIGVWTSMQRERLIEEEDSCHLCGAEFPRSDLALDHVVPVEGDLTRALDESNLAPVCAGCHATKSAEEQSLARREGKIAVARPDRIVSIADDGEEMTYDLSVEGPWHNFLANGIVVHNSYNEESGRYRELLPVFYVPGEDRKLVQRGRPGKYEFVAGTDAQQEITERAMHDSYVRAYEAYQEMLAAGVAREVARAVLPVGLFSSMYATCNARSLMHFLGLRTQHEQAKVPSFPQREIEMVGERMEEHWAKLMPLTHAAFNANGRVAP from the coding sequence GTGAGCGACACCCCCGCAGAGACCAAGCCGAGCTTCCGCAGTGACATCACCGTCGACCTGGTGAAACACACCGCGGGCGACTCCGACGTGCTGTGGGCCGCGCGCGTCTCCACCGCAGGTGAGCAGTCCCTGGAAGAGATCACGAAGGACCCCGAGCGCTCAAAGGGACTCATCAACTACCTGATGCGGGACCGCCACGGCAGCCCCTTCGAGCACAACTCGATGACCTTCTTCGTCAGCGCGCCGATCTTCGTCTTCCGCGAGTTCATGCGCCACCGCGTGGGCTGGTGCATCGCGGGGGACACGGAGATCACTCTGGAGAGCGAGTCCGGGACTCTCCGGCGCCGCACCATCGCGGATCTCTACCGGCTCTGGCACATGGACGTGGAGGACCGCCTGCCGCACTCGGCCGGCGGCGTCACCTGGCACGGCCCGTCCGGCAAGTGGACGGCACAGGTGCGCAGGGAGGACAGTAACCACTACCTCGGACTCTTCGAGAACCGGGAAGCGGCGGATTCCGCGGTGGTGGAGTTCCGCGAACCGCACCCGAGCACGCGACTGCGGAAGCTGGAGCCGGTCCGCCGCACCCATGTCCGCTGCTACGACGAGGAGACCCTGACCGCGAGCCGGGCCCGCATCACCGATGTCATCGAGTCGGGGGTGAAACCGCTGATCAAGATCATCACCGAGTCCGGCCGAGAGCTGCGCTCCACCGTCGACCATGCCGTGCTGACCCCCGACGGCTGGCGCAAGGCCGGCGAGCTGGCGGTGGGAGACGCGGTCATGGCCGCGGCCACCGACCCGCATCCGTCCGAGGCGCTCGTTCCGCCGGGTCTGCGCCGGGGCATCGGTGTCTGGACATCGATGCAGCGTGAGCGTCTGATCGAGGAAGAGGACTCCTGCCACCTCTGCGGAGCGGAGTTTCCCCGCAGCGATCTGGCTCTCGACCATGTGGTGCCGGTCGAAGGCGATCTCACCCGCGCGCTCGACGAGAGCAATCTGGCGCCCGTCTGTGCCGGATGTCACGCGACGAAGAGCGCGGAGGAGCAGTCACTCGCGCGGCGGGAGGGGAAGATCGCCGTTGCCCGCCCGGACCGGATCGTCTCCATCGCGGACGACGGCGAGGAGATGACCTACGACCTGTCGGTCGAAGGTCCGTGGCACAACTTCCTGGCCAACGGGATCGTCGTCCACAACTCGTACAACGAGGAGTCCGGGCGCTACCGGGAGCTGCTGCCCGTCTTCTACGTCCCGGGCGAGGACCGCAAGCTGGTCCAGCGGGGCAGGCCGGGGAAGTACGAGTTCGTGGCCGGCACCGACGCCCAGCAGGAGATCACGGAGCGCGCGATGCACGACTCCTACGTGCGGGCGTACGAGGCGTATCAGGAGATGCTGGCCGCCGGTGTGGCCCGCGAGGTGGCCCGCGCGGTGCTGCCGGTCGGTCTGTTCTCGTCGATGTACGCGACATGCAACGCGCGCTCGCTGATGCACTTCCTCGGTCTGCGCACCCAGCACGAACAGGCGAAGGTCCCGTCCTTCCCGCAGCGCGAGATCGAGATGGTCGGGGAGCGGATGGAGGAGCACTGGGCGAAGCTCATGCCCCTCACCCACGCCGCTTTCAACGCGAACGGACGTGTCGCCCCGTAA
- a CDS encoding M16 family metallopeptidase, giving the protein MTPRTRTTARASSEARAVARTQTLIKGESGIGTVRRTTLPGGLRVVTESLPSVRSATFGIWVQVGSRDETPALNGATHYLEHLLFKGTGRRSALDISSAIDAVGGEMNAFTAKEYTCYYARVLDTDLPLAIDVVCDMLTGSLIEAADVDAERGVILEEIAMTEDDPGDCVHDLFAQTMFGDSPLGRPVLGTVETINDLDRDRIARFYKKHYDPTRLVVAAAGNIDHATVVRQVRRAFDRAGALSRTDAVPVAPRAGSRSVRAAGRVELLNRRTEQAHVVLGMPGLSRTDERRWALGVLNTALGGGMSSRLFQEVREKRGLAYSVYSYTSGFADCGLFGVYAGCRPGQVHDVLRICRDELDRAAAEGISDDEIARAIGQLSGSTVLGLEDTGSLMNRIGKSELCWGVQMSVDNMLERIAAVTPDDVRAVARDVLGQRPSLSVIGPLKDKQAARLDAAVA; this is encoded by the coding sequence GTGACACCCCGCACCAGGACGACGGCCCGCGCCTCTTCGGAGGCGCGGGCCGTCGCCCGTACCCAAACCCTCATCAAGGGCGAGAGCGGCATCGGCACGGTCCGCCGCACCACCCTCCCCGGCGGCCTGCGCGTCGTCACCGAGTCCCTCCCGTCGGTCCGGTCCGCGACCTTCGGCATCTGGGTACAGGTCGGTTCCCGGGACGAGACCCCGGCGCTCAACGGCGCCACCCACTACCTAGAACACCTCCTCTTCAAGGGCACCGGCCGGCGCAGCGCCCTCGACATCTCCTCCGCCATCGACGCGGTCGGCGGCGAGATGAACGCCTTCACGGCGAAGGAGTACACCTGCTACTACGCGCGCGTGCTCGACACCGATCTGCCGCTCGCCATCGACGTCGTCTGTGACATGCTCACCGGCTCGCTCATCGAGGCCGCCGACGTCGACGCCGAGCGCGGGGTCATCCTCGAAGAGATCGCCATGACCGAGGACGACCCCGGCGACTGCGTCCACGACCTCTTCGCGCAGACCATGTTCGGCGACAGCCCCCTCGGCCGGCCCGTCCTCGGCACCGTCGAGACCATCAACGACCTCGACCGCGACCGGATCGCCCGCTTCTACAAGAAGCACTACGACCCGACCCGCCTGGTCGTCGCCGCCGCCGGCAACATCGACCACGCCACGGTCGTCCGCCAGGTCCGCCGCGCCTTCGACAGGGCCGGCGCGCTCTCCCGTACGGACGCCGTCCCCGTCGCGCCCCGCGCGGGCAGCCGCTCCGTACGCGCCGCCGGCCGCGTCGAGCTGCTCAACCGCCGCACCGAGCAGGCCCATGTCGTCCTCGGCATGCCCGGCCTCTCCCGTACCGACGAGCGCCGCTGGGCCCTCGGCGTACTGAACACCGCGCTCGGCGGCGGTATGAGTTCCCGCCTCTTCCAGGAGGTACGGGAGAAGCGCGGCCTGGCCTACAGCGTGTACTCGTACACCTCGGGCTTCGCCGACTGCGGCCTCTTCGGCGTGTACGCGGGCTGCCGGCCCGGCCAGGTCCACGACGTGCTGCGGATCTGCCGCGACGAACTCGACCGCGCCGCCGCCGAGGGAATCAGCGACGACGAGATCGCCCGCGCCATCGGCCAGCTCTCCGGCTCCACCGTCCTCGGCCTGGAGGACACCGGCTCGCTGATGAACCGCATCGGCAAGAGCGAGCTGTGCTGGGGCGTCCAGATGTCCGTGGACAACATGCTCGAACGGATAGCCGCCGTCACCCCCGACGACGTACGCGCGGTCGCCCGCGATGTACTGGGACAGCGCCCCTCGCTGTCCGTCATCGGACCGCTCAAGGACAAGCAGGCCGCCCGTCTCGACGCGGCGGTCGCCTGA
- a CDS encoding tetratricopeptide repeat protein, protein MRAKITYFLTAAVLIVYFVLVGSRGVLLIQHGTLLTVTFGIAVLVLPLIGLWFLWKSTQFVNRANRLAAELEAEGGLPVDELVRTPGGRIDRDSADAVFAARRAETEDSPGDWRCWFRLAIAYHDARDTPRARKAMQRAIALHDGKPVAA, encoded by the coding sequence ATGCGCGCAAAGATCACGTACTTCCTCACGGCCGCCGTCCTGATCGTCTACTTCGTCCTGGTCGGCAGCCGCGGCGTGCTGCTGATCCAGCACGGCACCCTGCTCACCGTGACCTTCGGGATCGCGGTGCTCGTCCTGCCACTGATCGGCCTCTGGTTCCTCTGGAAGAGCACCCAGTTCGTCAACCGGGCCAACCGGCTCGCGGCGGAGCTGGAGGCCGAGGGGGGCCTGCCCGTCGACGAGCTGGTCCGTACCCCCGGCGGCCGGATCGACCGGGACTCCGCGGACGCCGTCTTCGCCGCCCGCCGGGCCGAGACGGAGGACTCGCCCGGCGACTGGCGCTGCTGGTTCCGGCTCGCCATCGCCTACCACGACGCCCGGGACACCCCGCGCGCCCGCAAGGCCATGCAACGGGCCATCGCCCTCCACGACGGCAAGCCCGTGGCCGCCTGA